The Terriglobia bacterium genomic interval CCTGCTCCTCGGCGATTCCCGCTCATCTGGCTGGCCGCGGGTGCGGCGGTCGCTCTTCTTGCTGGAATATTCATGGACCGGTTGTTGACGAGATATTTTCAGCCCGCTCCCCCTGCGTCCATAGTCACGTCAACCATCAAGGTCGAGCCGGGTTACTGGCTGGACGGCATTCGTGCGGATATGCAGCACCCGAGCCGAACGGCCATGGCCATTTCCAGCGACGGAAGGTTCCTTATCTACAGCGCAATTGAGGAGAATCCTGATCGTCAGGGCAAGCCTCGGTTGTTCCTGCGAAGACTGGACCAATCGGGAGCCAAGCCTATCATCGGAACGGATGGAGGCATCAATCCCTTCCTGTCGCCAGACAACCGTTGGGTAGGATTCTGGGTGAATGGCAGGTTAAGGAAGATACCGATCGAAGGTGGAGTGGCCACGGAATTGTGCGATGCTCCCTCAATATTCGGGGCGAATTGGGGTCGTGATAACAGCATCGTGTTTGCAGATGGAATCGCTTCCGGGCTCTCAAGGATTTCGGCTGAAGGCGGGAAACCCGAGACTTTGACCAAGCCTGACCCAAAGCGGGAGGAGATGAGCCATCGTTTACCGTTCTCGCTCCCTGATGGGAAAGCCGTGTTGTTCACCGTAATGAGACACGCCTGGGATTCACAACCCCGGCTTGCCCTGTTACGGCTGGATACCCGCGAGTGGCATATCCTGTTACCTGACGCCGCAGATGCCAGGTACGTTCCCACAGGACACCTGGTGTTCCTGAGACAAGGGACACTGATGGCCGTGCGATTTGATCTGACCAAGCTTGATGTCGTTGGCCAGCCGGTCTCGCTTGCGGAGAACGTCATGCAAGCCTTCTTCGTGCACTTCAGCAACAACACCGCCGCAGGGCAGCTGAGCGTCTCTGACACCGGGTCACTCATTTACACAGAGGGTGGCATTGTCCCGGACCAGAAGAATTCGCTCGTGTGGGTGGATCAGCAAGGAGGGGAGCAGCCGGTTGCTGATTTGCAGTTCCCGTTCAGTTCTATGCGTCTTTCTCCGGATGGCCAGAGGATTGCGTATGTAGCGTTGGGACGGGAAGGGCAGGTCTGGGTTTACGACCTGGCGAGAGGCACGAACAGCCGGCTGACCGGCGAAGGCAGGGCAACTTATGTGACCTGGTCTCCCGACGGCAAACGGCTTATTTTCTCATGGCAAAAATCCCTTGCGCCGAACCTTTTCTGGCAGCCATACGATGGAAGCTCCCCGATGGAGCGCATTACGACCAGCGAGTACAATCAACACCCGGGATCCTGGTCTTCGGATGGGAAAACGGTCGCACTGACGGAATGGCACCCTGCGGATACTCTCCACGATATTGCCGTGCTGGACGTCCCATCAGGACGCGTGAGGCCGTTTCTCAATTCGCAATTCAGTGAGAAATATCCGGAATTCTATCCCGATGGTCGTTGGATCGCTTATACCTCCGACGAAACCAAGCGTAACGAGGTTTACGTGCGCCCCTTCCCTGGCCCGGGAATAAAACAACAGGTATCGAGTAATGGAGGCCAGTCGCCGCTGTGGGCCAGAAATGGCAAACAGCTCTTCTACAGGAATCAGCAGGGTCAATACTGGGCTGTGGACGTCCGGACAGATGGCGGCTTCGCGACCAGCAAGCCGCGCCTGCTCTTTGAGAAACTCGGATATAGTGAAGGCGATCCCATACGCGACTTTGACCTGTCCCTCGACGGGAAAAGATTTCTCATGAGCAAGTACGACCAAAGAAAGCCTACGCCTGTCACCGAAATGATCCTCGTCCTGAACTGGTTCGAGGAACTCAAGCGCCTCGTCCCCACCGGAAAGAAGTAAGCGCGTCCAGTCACGATTTTCATTCTCAAGAGGGGCGCGAGCCGAATGGCCATGATGAAGGCCTTTTGATCGCAAACTCTCGCGAATTCCCTTTCTGGGAAGCCAGATCGTCATTGCCTGCGATCCAATGCCTGATTAGTCGGCATCCCGGAGAAGTGGCTGGCCAGGGAGCATTCGATCCACACCGCAAGTCACTTCTACGGTTAGCGCGTCAGGCATGTGACTGGTCATCAGTCAACTTCCCACATCGCCGTTCTTGGGAGCGTGCGGAAAACTGGGGACGCTGACCGGTTTTTGATGTCGCTTCCACAATGAAGTCCGAATCAACTTCGCCAATTCTGTGTTCGGGGTTTCCTTTTCAGATCAGGCACTCTTTTTGCCAAAAAAATAACGGCTCAATTTTTAGAAGCGGCGGTTAGATATGATAAAGGAATGTTCTGCCCAGCGTTGCGCTCCCGATCACCCAGTTTTTGCATGGACCAGGCAATGCCGAGAATCGCCCGAGTTGTCGTCCCAGGTCTCCCCTACCACATTACACAGCGGGGCAATCGGCGCAAAGACGTGAACGGTTGGGAAAACAGGATGCCTCCGGTTTTGAAAAGCGCTTACTTTTTTTCGGGGTACAACGTGACCTGGACGTAACGTTTCGTGTTGAAGTACGCCCGGGCCGCTTCCCGGACCACGTCTTTCGTGATGAGGTCGAGGGCCGCAGGAATGCGCAGCAACACCGCCGGGTCTTCCCCGAGCCAGTACTGCTCGGCGAGCTGGGACAGCCACCAGCCGTTCTGCCGGCTGCTGGTTTCGTAATCGCGCGACTCCGCCGTCCGGACCTCCTTGACCTCCTGTGCGTCCGGGCCGTCGGACTGGAGCCGGCCGATCTCCTCGAAGATAGCCCGGCTCAGCTCGTCGATTCGTTTCGGGTCGGCGCCGAGTTCGATGCTCACCCGGAACTCCTCGTGCGGAATCTTGCTCACGGACGGCTGGACGCTGACATTATAGGTCCCGCTCAGTTTTTCCCTCAGCAGCTTCCGCAGCCGGGTTTCGAGCACCTGGCTCGCGGCCCCGATGGCGTTCCGGTTTTCGAGGGTGTAGCGGAAGGGGCCGGAGAACACTACAGCCGTCAGGCTCTTGGATTCGACGCCCATCTCCACGGTCCGCTTCACGACCCCTTCGGGCGTCGGCACCCGCCAGTCCTTCCAGGTCTCCGTGCGGCGCAGGGAAGGCAGGCTGGCCAGGTATCGGCACACCAGCGGCCTGATCGCTTCCAGGTCCAGGTTCCCGACGAAGACGAACGTGAAGTCGCTCGCGTCGGCAAACCGGTCACGGTAAAAGGCGAAGGATTTATCGAGGTCCATTTTGGGGATCTCGTCGACCGTCATCGGCCTGAACCGGGGCTGGTCCCGCTGCATCGTCGTGCGCAGGGTGTCGGAAAAGACGACTTCCGGGCTCTTCGTCCGATTCTCCAGAAAAGCCTTGAGCTGCGCTTTCATGACCTCGAACACGCCGGGGTCGGGCCGCGGCGCCGTAAACGTGAGGTAGATCATCTGGAAGAGGGTTTCCGCGTCCCGGGGAGACGCGGTCCCGGTAAGCCCCTCGTCAAGCTCACCGATATTGGGTCTGACAAAGACGGCCTTCCCGGCCAGCTTTTTCTCGAGGTCGAGGGCGCTGAATGCGCCAAGCCCGCCGGATGACACGACCTGGTCGGCGGTGTTGGCCGGAATGAGGTTTTCGTCTGCGGCAAGCGAGATCCCTCCCGGGCTCGTGGCCCGCATGAGAATCTCGTCCTCTTTGAAGTGCGTGGGCTTGAGTACGACCCGTGCGCCGTTCGAGAGCGTCCACTCCGTGATGCCGATCTCGGGTCGCGCCCTGGTCGAGACGATACTGCCGGACTCCGGCATCTCAGGAAGGAGAGCCTTGTCGGTCGTCGTGTCCTTGTAGGCGGACAGTTCCTCTGTTTGGACGCTCGCGAGGACTGAGGCGAGTTCTTCACCGGTCGGGACCGGGACTCCCACCTTTTCAGGAGCGTTGACCACCACGACACGATTCGGGCCCGTCATCCACTCCTTGGCCAGCCGGTTGATTTCTTCGAGTGTGATCTCCGGCATGAAACGCTTGTGCGCCTCGTACTCCCAGGCGATTCCGGGGGTCGGCTCCCCCTCGAGGAAGCTGCGGGTGAACTCCTCGGCCAGGTCGCCTGAATCTTCGGTCGCGCGCTCCGTGAAGGCCCGTTCGAAGGCCCGGAGCATTTCGCTCTTCTGGCGCTCGAGTTCTGTTTCGGTGAAACCGAAGCGCCCCACCCGCTCCCCCTCGGCATAAAGAGCCTGCAGGCCCCGTGCGATGCCTCCTTCGGGAACGAGCGCCGACAGCGCGAAGACTTCCTTCGACTCGACCAGAAGCCCCTTGCTCGAGGCGGCTCCGAGGAACGGCGCGCCAGGCTTCTGGGCGATTTCGGCGAACCGAGTGTTGAGCATGGCGTCGAAGAGCCTTTCGACCAGCATCCGCCGGTAGGCTGCGACCGTGTTCTGGTCGGCGACGGGCAGCTTGTGGTAGACGGCCACGGAGCTGTTTGTC includes:
- a CDS encoding serine/threonine-protein kinase; its protein translation is MPEIGRTISHYRINEKLGEGGMGVVFRAEDLTLNRQVAIKVLPEMFSGDPERMARFEREAKLLASLNHPNIASIHGMEEAEGKRFIVMELAEGETLAQRIARGPLPVDESLEICGQITEGLEAAHEKGIIHRDLKPANVKITPEGKVKVLDFGLAKAFQAESAAAVADQSPTMSEVMTRAGVILGTAAYMSPEQAKGKMVDKRTDIWAFGCVLFECLTGKKAFHGETAAETIAAILKAEPDWNLLPPAASWKIKDLLHRCLHKDPRERLHDIADARIEIGESAPHPAESVPAPRRFPLIWLAAGAAVALLAGIFMDRLLTRYFQPAPPASIVTSTIKVEPGYWLDGIRADMQHPSRTAMAISSDGRFLIYSAIEENPDRQGKPRLFLRRLDQSGAKPIIGTDGGINPFLSPDNRWVGFWVNGRLRKIPIEGGVATELCDAPSIFGANWGRDNSIVFADGIASGLSRISAEGGKPETLTKPDPKREEMSHRLPFSLPDGKAVLFTVMRHAWDSQPRLALLRLDTREWHILLPDAADARYVPTGHLVFLRQGTLMAVRFDLTKLDVVGQPVSLAENVMQAFFVHFSNNTAAGQLSVSDTGSLIYTEGGIVPDQKNSLVWVDQQGGEQPVADLQFPFSSMRLSPDGQRIAYVALGREGQVWVYDLARGTNSRLTGEGRATYVTWSPDGKRLIFSWQKSLAPNLFWQPYDGSSPMERITTSEYNQHPGSWSSDGKTVALTEWHPADTLHDIAVLDVPSGRVRPFLNSQFSEKYPEFYPDGRWIAYTSDETKRNEVYVRPFPGPGIKQQVSSNGGQSPLWARNGKQLFYRNQQGQYWAVDVRTDGGFATSKPRLLFEKLGYSEGDPIRDFDLSLDGKRFLMSKYDQRKPTPVTEMILVLNWFEELKRLVPTGKK
- a CDS encoding insulinase family protein, giving the protein MKNYYKPLTVVVFTALALLLAGHALSRGQGAGPQKPDEFALGRKVPVDSRITTGQLDNGLRYWIRENREPKNRADLRLVVHAGSVLEDEDERGLAHMVEHLAFNGSKHFPRQALVDFMESIGMRFGPDLNAFTGFDQTVYMLKIPMDSKEILEKSFLILEDWAHGLTFDPAAVDKERGIVIEEWRLGQGAAERMRAKQFPVLFRGSRYAERMPIGTKETIETADVEALKRFYRTWYRPDLMAVIAVGDFDRTRILDLIRKHFAGIPRGKGAPARPTYSVPDHKDLLFAVATDREETNSSVAVYHKLPVADQNTVAAYRRMLVERLFDAMLNTRFAEIAQKPGAPFLGAASSKGLLVESKEVFALSALVPEGGIARGLQALYAEGERVGRFGFTETELERQKSEMLRAFERAFTERATEDSGDLAEEFTRSFLEGEPTPGIAWEYEAHKRFMPEITLEEINRLAKEWMTGPNRVVVVNAPEKVGVPVPTGEELASVLASVQTEELSAYKDTTTDKALLPEMPESGSIVSTRARPEIGITEWTLSNGARVVLKPTHFKEDEILMRATSPGGISLAADENLIPANTADQVVSSGGLGAFSALDLEKKLAGKAVFVRPNIGELDEGLTGTASPRDAETLFQMIYLTFTAPRPDPGVFEVMKAQLKAFLENRTKSPEVVFSDTLRTTMQRDQPRFRPMTVDEIPKMDLDKSFAFYRDRFADASDFTFVFVGNLDLEAIRPLVCRYLASLPSLRRTETWKDWRVPTPEGVVKRTVEMGVESKSLTAVVFSGPFRYTLENRNAIGAASQVLETRLRKLLREKLSGTYNVSVQPSVSKIPHEEFRVSIELGADPKRIDELSRAIFEEIGRLQSDGPDAQEVKEVRTAESRDYETSSRQNGWWLSQLAEQYWLGEDPAVLLRIPAALDLITKDVVREAARAYFNTKRYVQVTLYPEKK